From the Synechococcus sp. HK01-R genome, one window contains:
- a CDS encoding DDE-type integrase/transposase/recombinase: protein MGSLLLGGRGRLTSAAHGRKAIELISEALTAGAGLVSACSEIGICLRTLKRWRQRLFVDGDGEDRRQGSPRHIPHRLTADERQRILLTCNEPEFAALPPGQIVPDLADQGIFIGSESSFYRVLHEHDQVHRRGRARPPQEPRAVPRLRASGANQVWSWDITYLPTTVRGIWLYLYLVIDVWSRKVVVWDVAEREDPAIATDLVSRACLRERISKRRRQPLILHADNGNTMRAPTLESRLEELGVLRS from the coding sequence GTGGGAAGCCTTCTGCTCGGAGGACGCGGAAGGCTGACCAGCGCCGCCCACGGGCGCAAGGCGATCGAGCTGATCAGCGAGGCCCTTACCGCTGGTGCAGGCCTGGTCAGCGCCTGCAGCGAGATCGGCATCTGCCTGCGCACGCTCAAGCGATGGCGCCAACGCCTTTTTGTTGATGGGGACGGTGAGGATCGCCGGCAAGGCAGCCCCCGCCATATTCCCCATCGCCTCACGGCCGACGAGCGCCAGCGCATCTTGCTCACCTGCAACGAGCCGGAATTCGCCGCACTGCCGCCTGGACAGATCGTGCCTGATCTGGCTGACCAGGGGATTTTTATCGGATCAGAGAGCAGCTTCTACCGGGTGCTCCATGAGCATGACCAGGTGCACCGTCGCGGTCGTGCAAGGCCGCCACAGGAGCCCAGAGCAGTTCCACGCTTGCGGGCCTCAGGAGCAAACCAGGTGTGGAGTTGGGACATCACCTATTTGCCCACCACCGTGCGCGGGATCTGGCTGTACCTCTACCTGGTGATCGACGTCTGGAGTCGCAAGGTCGTGGTCTGGGATGTTGCTGAGCGAGAAGATCCAGCCATTGCAACGGATCTGGTAAGCCGGGCTTGCCTGAGAGAGCGGATCAGCAAGAGGCGCCGCCAACCTCTGATCCTCCACGCTGACAACGGCAACACCATGCGGGCACCCACGCTGGAAAGCCGGCTGGAGGAACTGGGCGTGCTCAGATCCTGA